A single region of the Triticum dicoccoides isolate Atlit2015 ecotype Zavitan chromosome 2B, WEW_v2.0, whole genome shotgun sequence genome encodes:
- the LOC119366030 gene encoding vacuolar cation/proton exchanger 3-like, whose protein sequence is MMENHQIEMGALKANVLDLPNGVLRSSMIPSWSLHTTVKRVLQSIRTVIFTSKLNLLMPFGPATIVLYYTTNWHGVIFLFSMLGITPLAERLGYATEQLAVYTGPTLGGLLNATFGNATEMIIAIYALKNGMIRVVQQSLLGSILSNMLLVVGCAFFAGGIIHRNKDQVFSKATAVVNSGLLLMAVMGLMFPAVLHFTKSEIQQGASELALSRFSSCIMLVAYASYLYFQLSARNSSYSQIGSEEVPNEDATEEDEEVEISMWEAIAWLAVLTIWISVLSEYLVNAIEGASDSLNLPVAFISVILLPIVGNAAEHASAIMFAMKDKLDITIGVAIGSSTQISMFVIPFCVVVGWMMGQKMDLNFQLFETATLFITVLVVAFMLQDGIANYLKGLMLVLCYLIVAASFFVHVDPQASDDD, encoded by the exons ATGATGGAGAATCATCAAATCGAGATGGGGGCTTTAAAGGCAAACGTCCTGGATCTGCCCAACGGCGTGCTGCGATCGAGCATGATCCCGTCCTGGAGCTTGCACACGACTGTGAAGAGAGTATTGCAGAGCATCAGGACCGTCATATTCACCTCCAAGCTCAACTTGCTGATGCCCTTTGGCCCTGCGACGATCGTTCTCTACTACACTACGAATTGGCAT GGAGTGATTTTTCTTTTCAGCATGCTAGGAATAACACCGTTAGCTGAGCGATTGGGTTATGCAACTGA GCAGCTCGCGGTGTACACTGGTCCAACAC TTGGAGGCCTTCTGAATGCCACATTTGGAAATGCAACTGAGATGATTATAGCAATATATGCTTTAAAAAATGGGATGATCCGAGTAGTTCAGCAATCGCTATTGGGTTCTATATTATCAAATATGCTATTGGTGGTTGGCTGTGCTTTCTTTGCTGGTGGTATTATTCATCGCAATAAAGACCAAGTCTTCAGCAAG GCAACTGCTGTTGTAAACTCAGGTTTACTGTTGATGGCTGTTATGGGGCTGATGTTTCCTGCTGTCCTTCATTTCACAAAATCAGAAATACAGCAAGGAGCTTCTGAGCTTGCTCTTTCAAGGTTCAGTAGTTGTATTATGCTCGTGGCATATGCAAGCTATCTTTATTTTCAACTAAGTGCACGGAATAGCAGTTACAGTCAAATTGGCAGT GAAGAAGTGCCTAATGAGGATGCCACCGAGGAAGATGAAGAGGTAGAAATTAGCATGTGGGAGGCTATTGCGTGGCTTGCAGTGTTAACGATATGGATTTCTGTCCTTTCAGAGTACCTGGTTAATGCCATTGAG GGAGCATCTGATTCATTGAACCTACCAGTGGCTTTTATCAGTGTTATTTTGCTTCCTATCGTGGGCAATGCAGCAGAACATGCTAGCGCAATAATGTTTGCCATGAAAGATAAGCTC GACATAACAATAGGTGTTGCAATTGGATCGTCAACGCAGATATCAATGTTTGTG ATTCCATTTTGTGTTGTCGTTGGTTGGATGATGGGGCAAAAGATGGACTTGAATTTCCAACTATTTGAGACAGCAACTCTCTTCATAACAGTGCTTGTTGTGGCATTTATGCTACAG GATGGTATTGCAAACTATCTGAAAGGACTTATGCTGGTCCTGTGTTATCTAATAGTTGCTGCCAGTTTCTTTGTCCATGTCGATCCACAAGCCA GCGATGATGATTGA